The following proteins are co-located in the Pedobacter frigiditerrae genome:
- a CDS encoding SusC/RagA family TonB-linked outer membrane protein gives MKTNLLKITGLCASVLLSTSVFSMHSDGTLYTESLKIKRLLQRDQMRKTVTGIVVDDTNTPTGGVGVKNLATGKTTVTDANGRFSIETNSENDVLQFTFIGFKTQEVKVGSNTTLSIKLLSDSTNLNQVVVIGYGSLNKDQISSAVTKVDSSGFRQSGSRNPMDLLIGKVAGLQVTRTGGTNPNSGVSIQLRGVTSISGSQSPLIIIDGIPGGNLDLLQQDDIESFSILKDGSAAAIYGTRANAGVIIITTKKGKVGPSRFDYNSYVRTERLVKRPDFMSATQLRERIKSGEYVIPDLGGDFNYFNDLINDDNLSHNHNLAVSGGSQNANYRVSGNYRDIQGFAKENARKEYGLRLSLTQRGLKDKLTAQFNVAANFNNANRLGGGGWENVLTKNPTESYFKPDGSPLFTRTITNEIARLSLEKNKLQQQTSSVDGKLTLEIFPGLTGSVFGAHQRDWTISSEYRDKNSQNSLEDSNAPGGGYAARATGLSQNFNIEPTLDYSKSFGKHKVSGLAGYMYRYEVNEGFNANNRGYVNDLFEDNNMGSVPVVVNRIGIGSNKNDNTLIAGFARGFYSYDDKYILTATIRREGSSRFGANNKWATFPAVSGAWNVTQENFMKDVRWVNNLKVRLGYGETGNSGFANYASLVTLGGGGIYLFPTGEYLQTYGPNRNPNPNIRWERKKETNLGIDFTVLDNKLSGSIELYNRVTKDLLDTYTSPQPPFIVSSINTNVGTISAKGIEITLSYLAVKNENFTWDIDFTGSTTKNRLDRYSNDEYKRDLKTFGGIGGFGALGDAIRTYEGRDLGEFWGKRFAGFTADGKWTFYNRNNEVVPNAQINTSTFRDQTDLAVIGNAIPKYYLSLTNNFRYKAFDLRVFLRSKLDYDILNTMAISYGNKNGAGTNLLNSTFTKYAAIKDTYMYSDYYLERGSFLKVDEVTLGYTFKLKGVRNLRAYVTGQNLWTITGYTGNDPDFVSDTGLGPGIDSRSPYPSTRQFLFGVNFGF, from the coding sequence ATGAAAACTAATTTACTCAAAATTACAGGGCTCTGTGCGAGTGTTTTGCTCAGTACCTCTGTGTTTTCAATGCATTCTGATGGTACATTATACACAGAATCCTTGAAAATTAAAAGATTATTGCAGCGAGATCAAATGCGCAAAACAGTTACGGGTATCGTTGTTGATGACACCAATACACCCACAGGAGGGGTCGGTGTTAAAAACCTAGCGACAGGTAAAACTACGGTAACTGACGCTAACGGAAGGTTCAGCATCGAAACCAATAGCGAAAACGATGTACTTCAATTTACCTTTATTGGTTTTAAAACTCAAGAGGTTAAAGTAGGTAGCAATACTACCTTATCTATTAAACTGCTTAGTGATTCTACCAATTTAAATCAAGTTGTGGTAATAGGTTACGGATCCCTAAACAAAGACCAGATTTCTTCGGCAGTTACTAAAGTTGATTCTTCTGGTTTTAGACAGAGTGGCTCTAGAAATCCAATGGATTTACTTATTGGTAAAGTGGCTGGTTTACAAGTAACGAGAACAGGAGGTACAAATCCTAACTCAGGGGTAAGCATCCAATTGCGTGGTGTAACCTCTATCTCAGGATCTCAATCTCCATTAATTATTATAGATGGTATTCCAGGAGGAAACTTAGACCTTCTTCAACAAGATGACATTGAATCGTTTAGTATCTTAAAAGATGGTTCGGCAGCTGCTATTTATGGTACAAGAGCCAATGCTGGTGTAATTATCATCACCACTAAAAAAGGTAAAGTTGGTCCTTCTAGGTTCGATTACAATTCTTACGTGCGAACAGAGCGTTTGGTTAAAAGACCTGACTTCATGAGTGCAACCCAATTAAGGGAAAGAATTAAAAGTGGTGAATACGTAATTCCAGATTTAGGAGGTGATTTTAATTATTTCAATGATTTAATTAATGATGATAATTTATCGCATAACCATAATTTGGCAGTTTCTGGAGGTTCGCAAAACGCTAACTATAGGGTGAGTGGAAACTACAGGGATATTCAAGGTTTTGCCAAAGAAAATGCCAGAAAGGAGTATGGTTTACGTTTAAGTTTAACACAACGTGGATTAAAAGATAAACTTACAGCTCAGTTTAACGTAGCAGCTAACTTTAACAATGCAAACCGATTAGGTGGTGGCGGTTGGGAAAACGTATTAACTAAAAACCCAACCGAATCATACTTTAAACCTGATGGTTCTCCTTTATTTACACGTACCATTACGAATGAAATTGCTAGACTTTCTTTAGAGAAAAACAAGTTGCAACAACAAACTTCATCAGTTGATGGTAAATTAACCTTAGAAATTTTTCCTGGATTAACAGGATCTGTTTTCGGTGCTCACCAACGTGATTGGACAATTTCTAGTGAATATAGAGATAAAAACAGTCAGAACTCTTTAGAAGATTCGAATGCGCCTGGTGGCGGTTATGCAGCTAGAGCTACTGGTTTAAGTCAGAATTTTAACATTGAGCCAACATTAGATTATTCTAAATCTTTTGGAAAGCATAAAGTTTCTGGTCTTGCAGGGTACATGTACCGTTATGAAGTTAACGAAGGTTTTAATGCAAACAACCGTGGTTACGTAAACGATTTATTCGAAGATAATAACATGGGTAGTGTACCTGTTGTGGTAAACAGAATAGGTATTGGTAGTAATAAAAATGACAATACTTTAATTGCAGGTTTCGCAAGGGGTTTTTATTCTTATGATGATAAATATATCTTAACAGCTACCATAAGAAGAGAAGGTTCATCAAGATTTGGAGCTAACAATAAATGGGCAACATTCCCTGCTGTTTCTGGTGCGTGGAATGTTACGCAAGAGAATTTCATGAAAGATGTAAGGTGGGTAAATAATTTGAAAGTTAGATTAGGATATGGCGAAACAGGGAACTCTGGTTTTGCTAACTATGCTTCACTGGTTACCCTAGGTGGTGGTGGTATTTATTTATTCCCAACTGGAGAGTATTTGCAAACTTATGGACCAAATAGAAATCCGAACCCAAATATTAGATGGGAAAGAAAAAAAGAAACCAACTTAGGTATCGATTTTACAGTTCTTGACAATAAGCTATCAGGATCAATTGAATTATATAATCGGGTAACAAAAGATTTGTTAGATACTTACACTTCTCCACAACCTCCTTTTATTGTAAGTTCTATCAATACAAACGTAGGTACAATTTCTGCAAAAGGTATAGAGATTACTTTAAGTTATTTAGCGGTAAAAAATGAAAACTTCACTTGGGATATCGATTTTACAGGTAGTACAACTAAAAATAGACTTGATCGCTATTCAAATGATGAATACAAAAGAGATTTAAAAACTTTTGGTGGCATTGGTGGCTTTGGCGCTTTGGGTGACGCCATTCGTACTTACGAAGGAAGAGACTTAGGTGAGTTTTGGGGTAAGCGTTTTGCGGGTTTTACAGCTGATGGAAAATGGACATTCTATAACAGGAATAATGAAGTAGTTCCTAATGCTCAAATTAATACTTCAACCTTTAGAGATCAAACAGATTTAGCAGTAATTGGAAATGCAATTCCTAAATATTACTTGTCTTTAACTAACAACTTTAGGTATAAAGCATTTGATTTGAGGGTGTTTTTAAGAAGTAAACTAGATTACGATATCTTGAATACCATGGCCATCTCTTATGGTAATAAAAATGGTGCTGGAACAAACCTGTTAAATAGCACATTTACCAAATATGCTGCCATTAAGGATACTTATATGTACTCAGATTACTATTTAGAGAGAGGAAGTTTCTTGAAAGTGGATGAGGTAACGCTAGGATATACCTTTAAATTAAAAGGAGTTAGAAATTTAAGGGCTTATGTAACTGGTCAAAACTTATGGACAATTACAGGTTATACTGGTAATGATCCAGACTTTGTTTCTGATACAGGTTTAGGCCCAGGTATCGATTCAAGAAGTCCTTACCCAAGTACGAGACAATTTTTGTTCGGTGTTAATTTTGGCTTTTAA
- a CDS encoding PepSY-associated TM helix domain-containing protein: MTLKKLILQIHLWLGLTSGLVVVILGLTGAIYTFSDEIKDVVYRDRRYVKTVPSTKKLSLDTLLSIATQSLGKKHKITRAELWQDPERTYMFRAFKVNKKSSGYWNYYDYYLKVYLDPYTGKVLFKEDASKEFFTVVLALHMNMLLGDELGHLIVKWSTICFTILLLSGLVLWWPKKWKRKQLKKSFAIKWNGKFKRVNFDLHNVLGFYTLIPLLIIALTGLAWSFEFTTDKKSKILSDTTQNTKASANKILSQSLQKSPQTAYFLYNFPAAKSGTVNISAYQSKNHLYDRKQYRFDQYSGKLLLEADPMATTGLTPKLIALNYDLHTGSVFGMFGKVLAFLASLIAVGLPITGFIIWLKKGNKASVSQKLVAKK; encoded by the coding sequence TTGACTCTAAAAAAACTCATATTACAAATCCACCTCTGGCTCGGACTAACCTCTGGGCTAGTGGTGGTTATATTAGGACTAACTGGTGCAATCTATACCTTTTCTGACGAAATTAAAGATGTCGTTTACAGAGATAGACGTTATGTTAAAACTGTGCCTTCCACAAAAAAGTTATCTCTCGATACACTTTTATCTATTGCAACCCAGTCGCTAGGTAAGAAACATAAAATTACTAGGGCCGAGCTATGGCAAGATCCTGAGCGGACCTATATGTTCCGAGCTTTTAAGGTTAATAAAAAGAGTTCTGGTTATTGGAATTATTATGATTATTACTTGAAAGTTTACTTAGACCCTTATACAGGAAAGGTACTTTTTAAAGAAGATGCTAGTAAAGAGTTTTTTACGGTTGTGCTTGCCTTGCACATGAATATGTTGTTGGGAGATGAATTAGGACATTTAATCGTCAAATGGTCGACTATTTGTTTTACTATATTGCTACTTTCTGGTCTAGTGCTTTGGTGGCCAAAAAAATGGAAACGAAAGCAATTAAAAAAAAGCTTTGCCATTAAATGGAACGGAAAATTCAAAAGAGTTAATTTTGACCTTCACAATGTACTTGGTTTTTACACATTAATTCCATTGCTTATAATTGCACTTACTGGTTTAGCTTGGTCTTTTGAGTTCACTACCGATAAAAAATCAAAAATACTTTCTGATACTACTCAAAATACCAAAGCATCTGCCAACAAAATTTTAAGTCAATCACTACAAAAATCTCCTCAAACAGCCTATTTTCTTTATAATTTCCCAGCGGCAAAGAGCGGAACGGTAAATATCTCGGCTTATCAATCTAAAAACCATCTTTATGATCGCAAACAATACCGCTTTGATCAATATTCTGGTAAATTGTTATTGGAAGCCGATCCTATGGCAACAACTGGCCTAACGCCAAAACTCATTGCGCTAAACTATGATTTGCATACAGGGAGTGTTTTTGGAATGTTTGGAAAGGTTTTAGCTTTTTTGGCTAGCCTAATTGCTGTAGGTTTACCTATAACTGGTTTTATCATTTGGTTAAAAAAAGGAAACAAAGCAAGTGTTAGCCAAAAGCTAGTTGCCAAAAAATAA
- a CDS encoding TonB-dependent receptor, whose translation MYKIRTPKNTHTFIAILAICLLFGPLVSFAQQTTGTSIIKGTVKTSDGKPGEFVTVAIKGGKSAQVDAKGNYIIKDIKSGSFTLIASYIGLEPQQRQVIIAEGETSTQDFTLSESNQQLEEVVVNGGSTNKFSVKKTTTSAKMPLGNLENPQVYTTIPKTLLTEQMVTEFSLSLKNSPGVYKIQNNRGINSDGASFYTMRGFRTEAAFVDGVPAQTNGEIEPANIERVELIKGPSGTLFGGAVVSFGGLINIVTKKPLDTLGGEVNFTTGSYGLNRLSADIYGPVKADKKLLFRLNAAYQNQGSFQDAGFKRSIFVAPTLEYRASEKLNISLTAGFYSLEGTSPSTIFLNRVRPYIATTPEELNFDWKRSFTSNDLVMKNPTMNIKGQINYKLSDSWTSQTIYSANSRRSDGFYIYSFLRGATSDEMLERNVSLQNTVNTTTDIQQNFIGDFKVVGLRNRMVVGLDYLNQTINNDNSPYIVFDNVSGRNPADVNYVKISRAAVEARLAASTAAPTKNATKANIYSAYASDVLSLTNRLTAMLSLRIDRFQNRGILNQATNQIVVNSKYEQTAVSPKLGLVYQILPDRISVFGNYMNGFANVPPVTQPAGSNVSGTLKPQQANQYEGGVKTDLFQGRLSFTASYYNIEVDNMTRTEEVNVSGTNYIVTLQNGTQKSKGVEFELIANPIDGLNIIAGYSYNDSKLTKSTLALEGRRPASAGPATLINSWISYAIPSGNLKGLGIGTGLNYIGKHLTGNSLVTGVFTLPSYTLVTTTLFYDQPKYRIGVKVDNLTDERYFTGQGTLSAQLPRTVAAGITFKF comes from the coding sequence ATGTACAAAATTCGTACCCCAAAGAACACACACACATTTATAGCCATTTTGGCCATTTGCCTTTTATTTGGCCCCTTGGTTTCCTTTGCTCAGCAGACTACGGGAACCTCCATTATTAAAGGAACCGTTAAGACAAGTGACGGTAAACCAGGTGAATTTGTAACGGTAGCCATTAAAGGTGGAAAATCAGCTCAGGTAGATGCCAAAGGAAATTATATCATTAAAGACATCAAAAGTGGTAGTTTTACGCTTATAGCCAGTTATATTGGTCTTGAACCTCAACAACGTCAGGTGATAATTGCTGAAGGGGAAACATCTACCCAAGACTTCACCCTTTCAGAAAGCAACCAACAATTGGAAGAGGTTGTGGTTAATGGAGGAAGTACCAACAAGTTTTCGGTAAAAAAAACAACCACCTCCGCCAAGATGCCACTAGGTAATTTAGAAAACCCGCAGGTTTATACTACCATTCCTAAAACACTACTTACAGAGCAAATGGTTACTGAATTCAGCTTATCATTAAAAAATTCTCCAGGAGTATACAAAATACAGAATAATAGAGGGATTAATAGTGATGGTGCTTCTTTTTATACCATGAGGGGTTTTCGTACAGAGGCAGCATTTGTAGATGGTGTTCCGGCGCAAACTAATGGAGAAATAGAACCTGCAAACATAGAGCGAGTTGAACTTATCAAAGGGCCATCAGGTACGCTTTTCGGCGGTGCAGTGGTATCCTTTGGCGGATTAATAAACATTGTAACCAAAAAACCACTAGACACGCTAGGAGGGGAGGTAAACTTTACCACTGGTAGTTATGGCCTTAATCGTTTAAGTGCAGATATCTATGGACCAGTAAAGGCAGATAAAAAACTGCTTTTCCGACTAAATGCGGCTTATCAGAACCAGGGTAGTTTCCAAGATGCAGGTTTTAAACGTTCTATCTTTGTTGCACCTACTTTAGAATATCGTGCAAGTGAAAAACTGAACATTAGCTTAACGGCAGGTTTCTATTCACTAGAAGGTACCAGTCCTTCAACAATTTTCCTGAATAGGGTAAGACCATATATTGCTACTACACCTGAAGAATTAAACTTCGACTGGAAACGTTCTTTTACAAGTAATGATTTAGTGATGAAAAACCCTACGATGAACATTAAGGGCCAAATTAATTACAAACTATCTGATAGTTGGACTTCTCAGACAATTTATTCTGCAAACTCACGTCGTTCTGATGGATTTTATATCTATTCATTCTTAAGAGGTGCTACCAGCGATGAAATGCTTGAACGTAACGTTTCATTACAAAACACCGTAAACACGACCACTGATATTCAACAGAATTTCATCGGCGATTTTAAGGTTGTTGGCTTGCGCAATAGAATGGTGGTTGGTCTTGATTATTTGAACCAAACTATCAACAATGATAATTCTCCCTATATCGTATTTGATAATGTTAGTGGTCGTAATCCTGCTGATGTAAACTATGTGAAAATCTCTCGTGCAGCGGTAGAAGCTAGATTAGCTGCCAGTACAGCCGCACCTACAAAAAATGCAACTAAAGCAAATATCTACAGTGCTTATGCTTCTGATGTATTGAGCTTAACCAATAGATTAACAGCGATGCTAAGTTTACGCATTGATCGTTTTCAGAACCGTGGTATACTAAATCAGGCAACTAACCAAATAGTGGTTAATTCGAAATATGAGCAAACTGCTGTATCTCCAAAGTTAGGGCTTGTATATCAAATACTACCTGATCGCATCTCGGTATTCGGAAATTACATGAATGGATTTGCGAATGTGCCACCAGTTACTCAACCAGCAGGTTCTAATGTTTCAGGTACTTTGAAACCACAACAAGCCAATCAGTATGAAGGTGGTGTTAAAACAGATCTTTTTCAAGGAAGACTTAGCTTTACGGCAAGTTATTATAACATCGAGGTTGATAACATGACACGTACAGAAGAAGTGAATGTAAGTGGTACGAATTACATTGTTACCTTGCAAAATGGAACACAGAAGAGCAAAGGAGTAGAGTTTGAATTAATTGCAAACCCTATTGATGGGCTTAATATTATTGCTGGCTATAGTTATAATGATAGTAAGCTTACAAAATCAACCTTAGCACTAGAGGGAAGACGTCCAGCTTCGGCAGGCCCTGCTACATTAATTAATTCATGGATCAGTTATGCTATCCCATCTGGCAACTTAAAAGGATTAGGTATAGGAACAGGATTAAACTACATTGGAAAACACCTAACAGGGAATTCATTAGTAACAGGCGTATTCACGCTACCAAGCTACACATTGGTAACAACAACACTATTTTATGATCAACCAAAATATCGAATTGGGGTAAAAGTAGACAACTTAACAGACGAACGTTATTTTACTGGACAGGGTACACTAAGTGCTCAATTACCAAGAACTGTTGCAGCAGGTATCACCTTTAAGTTCTAA